The window CTGCTCCCTCCAAGAATCAAAGTTTCTCCTCAAAGAGTATCTTAGGGAGGAGAGCAGTGTATGAAATCTCCAAGTGTCAACAAGCCACCGCTGACCCGTTAGGGTACAGCGGTGGCTTGAAATACAGCCCTAGTTGACCAGACTGGGCCGGGGAGTTATTAAACTCACCTTGAGGCGCAAGAGTTTCTTTATTCTTTCTTGTTAAACGCAATGCGGCATAGACCTTGCCCCCCTTTTCCGACCCCGCTAATTCCTAAGAAGAATATAGCGAGGGTCTCCAAGGGGGAAGACAGATGAATAAGCCGAAAATTCTAGTTGTCGATGACGAACCAGATAATCTCGACCTGCTGTATCGCACCTTCTATCGTGAATATAAAGTGCTAAGGGCAGAATCAGGGCCAGCCGCACTGGCAATCCTGGCTTCTGAGAGGGATATTGCCGTAATTATCTCGGATCAGCGTATGCCGTTGATGAGTGGGACTGAGTTTTTGAGCCTCACTGCAACTCAGTATCCAGATATCATCCGAATAATTTTGACTGGCTATACGGATGTGGAAGACTTGGTAGAAGCGATCAACAGCGGTAAGGTATTTAAGTATGTAACTAAGCCTTGGGACTCCGAACACCTCCAAGCTGTAGTTCGGCAAGCGCTGGATACTCATAACGTCCTCAAAACGCGCACTCAGGAACTTTGCCGCACGCTGCGTCAGGAATCTCTACTCAATACTGTTACTAATACTATTCGCTCTCGCACCGATTATCGGCAGATCCTCCAGACGATCGTGAATACGGTCGGTCATATGCTGGAGGTAGATATATGTATTCTGCGTCCTTTCCAAGATAACCGGATGGTAGACGAATGGTTTGTTTATCAAAGGCTAAAGGTTCCTTCTGCTAACTTGAGGGAAGTTAGGCAACAGGAAAAAGCAGAAGGAAATGGAATTCCTCTTTTGGCGCAGACGGTGTGGGAAACCCACGATGTACTGGTATTCGATGATGTAGTAACGGACGAGCGGCTACAGGGCGATACCCCCTCGGAAAAGGAACGTGCTCTAGCTTATTCTACCGCTGATATTCGATCGAGCTTAGTAGTGCCGCTGATTTGCCAAATGGAACTGATGGCAGTGCTGGCACTCCACCAGTGCGGAGAGCCGCGCCGCTGGCAGGATGATGAGGTGCAACTGGTATTTATGGTGGCGGATCAAGCTGCCCTCGCCCTAGCTCAGGCACGCGCTTACGAACGCTCTCTGGCTATGGCAAGGCGGGAGGCTTTGATTAACACCATCACTTCAGCCATCCGCTCTTCTCTCGATCCCCAGGATATTTTTGCCGCTATTACCCAACAACTGGGGCAAGTCCTAAAGGTGGATGGCTGCACTCTTTCCCTTTGGACCCAATCGGATGAGTTTGTTCAGTGTGTGGGATTGTATGACAAAAATTTTGAATCCTTAGTTTGGAGCGCAGGGACGGCTTTAGGGGACGAAACTTTAGGAGGACAAAGACCCCAAACTTTCTCCTCGGCACAAAATTCAACACAAAACCTTTCACAGTTGCCGCAGTCTGTGGCACCTATAGCAGGTAATCCCGTGTTGCAGCAGTTGCTGAAAACGATCCAACCTGTGGTAATCCATGACCTAGACGCCAGTCCCCAAATGCAAGGGTTCGATTTGCCCCTACGGTCTTCGGCACGAGCCTTGATGGTCGTACCTCTATTGTTTGAAGGCAAAATCATTGGCAGCATTACGCTGCGGGAAGCGACGAATCCTCGCCACTGGCAACAGGTGGAGATAGACTTGGCCCAAGCTGTGGCAGCCCAAGCTGCGATCGCAGTAGAACACGCCCGCCTCTATCAAAAAACTCGACAGCAAACAGAGCGTTTACAAGAATTAGACAAGCAAAAAACCGAATTCTTTCAAAATATTTCCCACGAATTCCGCACTCCCCTCACTCTGATGATGGGGCCATTGGAATCGGTAGTTAATCACCAACAAGATTTGCCCTACGACCAAGCGGTGATTGCCCTACGCAATTGCCGCCGACTCCTGCGTCTGGTCAATCAACTGCTGGATCTCCAGCGACTCGACGCCAAACGTATGCAAGCCAGCTTCCGCCCTTGCGATTTGGTGATAATGGTGGGCCAAATTGTCGAAGCCTTCCGTCCCTACTGCGAAAAAAAGGGTCTGCGTCTGATCACCGAACTAAACTCCTGTCCAAGGGTCTACTTAGATCCAGAACGATTTGACAAGGTACTCTACAACCTGCTGTCAAATGCGATGAAATTTACCGAAACGGGTGGCAGTATTGCTATCAAGGTGGAAACGGCTGGAGATCACATCCGCATCCAAGTGAAAGACACCGGCATTGGCATTCGCACCGAGCAGATTCCCCACTTGTTTGAGCGGTTCCGTCAAGCAGAGGGGTCTGTTAATCGCTCTTACGAAGGTTCGGGTTTGGGTCTGGCTTTGGTGAAAGAACTGGTGGAACTCCACGGAGGTCAAATTTCGGTAGAGTCGATTTATCAAGCTGGAACTACCTTCACAGTGTGGTTGCAAACAGGAACATTTCATCTGCCACTCGATCAGGTACTGGAAGTGGCAACTCAAATACAGCCAAATCGCGCCGCAGTGGAATTAGCCGATTTGGAACTGCTTGCCCCTGTGGAAAGTGCCGAGTTAAACTCAGATTCTACTGGAATCTCTATCGCGCCAACTCAACGCACAATTTTGGTGGTGGATGACAATCCCGATCTGCGAAACTATGTATCCAGAATTCTGCGGGCATCTGGGTTTGATGTTTTGATGGCTCGCGATGGGGCAGAGGGTTTCGGTGTGGCTCAAGCGAACCGTCCCGAACTGATCGTGACAGATTTGATGATGCCGATGGTGTCTGGTTTGGAGATGATTCGGATGATCCGCGAACAGTCGGATTTGAAGGGAACGCCGATTATCTTGCTCACTGCTAAGGTGGATGAAGATACCCGGATTGAAGGTACGGAACTGGGAGCGGATATTTACTTAGCCAAACCTTTTAACGATCGAGAATTACTGGCGGCTGTACGTAATCTGCTGGTACTTAAGGAAAATGAACGACGGGTGACGGATCTGAATAAATACTTAACTGAGTCGGTTCTGAAGCGCTTTTTACCTCCAGCGATGGTAAAGAAGGCAGCAGCTGGGGATTTGACTCTGGATCTGAAGCCGGAACCCCGCTTGGTCACAATTTTGTTTAGCGATATTGTGGGATTTACTCAACTGTCGAATACGTTGCGAAGTCGTCGGGTGGCTGAGTTGTTGAATGAATATTTCGAGTTTATGACTAGGGCGGTGTTCGATAATGGCGGTACTGTGGATAAGTTTATGGGTGATGCAGTGCTGGCAATGTTTGGGGCCCCGGAGGAACTGACGCCGAATGAGCAGGTGAGAAGAGCGATCGCAACCGCACGCCAAATGCGTCAATATTTGGAGGAACTCAACCTGCGCTGGCAAGATCAGGGCATCCCGCGCGTTCAGTTCCGCTGCGGCATCCACCAGGGAACCGCCGTTGTGGGTATGTTTGGCAGTGCCGAACGCGCAGATTACACAGCGATCGGCCCCACCGTCAATATTGCTTCCCGACTTCAACAAGTCGCAGAACCTGACTGCATCCTCGTTTCGGCTGCTGTGGCTGATTATCTGGATGAGTCTGAAATTACTAAAGGCAGTTCTCTACACCTCAAAGGCGTCGATGAAACGGTTCTGACGTTTGTGGTAGACCCTATAGGCAAAAAATCTGAAGGTTGAAGGAAAAAAAGTTTGTCGGGATAGTTGAATATTGGAAAATTTATGTTATTCTAGTTAAGGTGTCATCTGAGCTTGTTTGCTCAATGCGTCGTAGAATGCGGGCGTAGTTTAGTGGTAAAACTTTAGCCTTCCAAGCTAATAATGCGGGTTCGATTCCCGCCGCCCGCTTTGTAACACAATAATACCAAAGTGCTTCGGCTTTAGTACGAACACAGTCACCGCCTTGCTTTGAGCATTTTGCCACTTGAGATTAAATTCAACTGGGTTGGTTTCAGTGGAGAGAGCGATAAGTTATAGCCCATAGTCATTATTGCTGATTTCCTCGGAAACTTAATAATCCAAATACATCTGCTACGGATAATTGCCAATCAGTCAAAACACTCAAAACTGGCAAACTATCTTGTCCTTCCATAGTTGTCGGTAACTGATTGGGAGTAAATACCATAATTAATCGTTCTTGAGGTTCGATAAACCAACCAAGTTGAGAACCATTTTTCAGACAAAAAACAATTTTATCTATGACACGAGTAGGAGTTTGTTCGGGAGACAGAATTTCTATTACCCAATCCGGTGCAATTTCAATCTTATTTTCAATTTCCCCATTAGCATCTAAGGGAATGCGCGACCACTCAAAAACCGAGATATCTGGTACTAGAGAACGTCCCCCAAAAGTTACTCGTAACTCAGTAA of the Argonema galeatum A003/A1 genome contains:
- a CDS encoding response regulator translates to MNKPKILVVDDEPDNLDLLYRTFYREYKVLRAESGPAALAILASERDIAVIISDQRMPLMSGTEFLSLTATQYPDIIRIILTGYTDVEDLVEAINSGKVFKYVTKPWDSEHLQAVVRQALDTHNVLKTRTQELCRTLRQESLLNTVTNTIRSRTDYRQILQTIVNTVGHMLEVDICILRPFQDNRMVDEWFVYQRLKVPSANLREVRQQEKAEGNGIPLLAQTVWETHDVLVFDDVVTDERLQGDTPSEKERALAYSTADIRSSLVVPLICQMELMAVLALHQCGEPRRWQDDEVQLVFMVADQAALALAQARAYERSLAMARREALINTITSAIRSSLDPQDIFAAITQQLGQVLKVDGCTLSLWTQSDEFVQCVGLYDKNFESLVWSAGTALGDETLGGQRPQTFSSAQNSTQNLSQLPQSVAPIAGNPVLQQLLKTIQPVVIHDLDASPQMQGFDLPLRSSARALMVVPLLFEGKIIGSITLREATNPRHWQQVEIDLAQAVAAQAAIAVEHARLYQKTRQQTERLQELDKQKTEFFQNISHEFRTPLTLMMGPLESVVNHQQDLPYDQAVIALRNCRRLLRLVNQLLDLQRLDAKRMQASFRPCDLVIMVGQIVEAFRPYCEKKGLRLITELNSCPRVYLDPERFDKVLYNLLSNAMKFTETGGSIAIKVETAGDHIRIQVKDTGIGIRTEQIPHLFERFRQAEGSVNRSYEGSGLGLALVKELVELHGGQISVESIYQAGTTFTVWLQTGTFHLPLDQVLEVATQIQPNRAAVELADLELLAPVESAELNSDSTGISIAPTQRTILVVDDNPDLRNYVSRILRASGFDVLMARDGAEGFGVAQANRPELIVTDLMMPMVSGLEMIRMIREQSDLKGTPIILLTAKVDEDTRIEGTELGADIYLAKPFNDRELLAAVRNLLVLKENERRVTDLNKYLTESVLKRFLPPAMVKKAAAGDLTLDLKPEPRLVTILFSDIVGFTQLSNTLRSRRVAELLNEYFEFMTRAVFDNGGTVDKFMGDAVLAMFGAPEELTPNEQVRRAIATARQMRQYLEELNLRWQDQGIPRVQFRCGIHQGTAVVGMFGSAERADYTAIGPTVNIASRLQQVAEPDCILVSAAVADYLDESEITKGSSLHLKGVDETVLTFVVDPIGKKSEG
- a CDS encoding Uma2 family endonuclease — translated: MISSIQSPAKLSLKEFLQLPETKPASEYIDGKIYQKPMGQGKHSQVQTLFSATINQAGYPQHLAAAFTELRVTFGGRSLVPDISVFEWSRIPLDANGEIENKIEIAPDWVIEILSPEQTPTRVIDKIVFCLKNGSQLGWFIEPQERLIMVFTPNQLPTTMEGQDSLPVLSVLTDWQLSVADVFGLLSFRGNQQ